A genomic region of Maridesulfovibrio bastinii DSM 16055 contains the following coding sequences:
- a CDS encoding 3'-5' exonuclease: MLIDKEEDVAAAMHEIGKEPILGFDTETRPAFRKGVSYNPSLIQLATAQRVFLLHLSHISFSDEIKEILSSADIIKTGVAVGNDVKELIALSRFSPGGFHDLGDLARGLGMHTCGLRNLAANLLGFRISKGVQCSNWGRKVLTSQQIIYAATDAWISRKIYMEFLKLGVIKEAPVEPA, translated from the coding sequence GTGCTTATAGATAAAGAAGAAGATGTCGCTGCAGCTATGCACGAAATCGGCAAAGAACCCATTCTCGGTTTTGATACTGAAACAAGACCGGCTTTCAGGAAGGGGGTATCCTACAACCCTTCTCTTATCCAGCTGGCAACAGCTCAGAGGGTCTTTCTACTTCATTTAAGCCATATCTCTTTTTCCGATGAAATTAAGGAAATCCTCTCTTCAGCCGATATCATAAAAACCGGAGTAGCCGTTGGCAACGATGTCAAAGAGCTTATTGCACTATCCCGTTTTTCTCCGGGAGGATTTCATGATCTCGGAGACCTTGCCCGTGGTCTGGGGATGCATACCTGCGGACTGAGGAACCTTGCCGCGAATCTGCTCGGTTTCAGAATTTCAAAAGGGGTACAATGCTCCAACTGGGGCCGCAAGGTGCTTACTTCACAGCAGATTATCTATGCTGCCACAGACGCCTGGATAAGCCGTAAAATTTATATGGAATTTTTAAAACTCGGGGTGATAAAAGAAGCCCCGGTTGAACCGGCCTGA
- the panB gene encoding 3-methyl-2-oxobutanoate hydroxymethyltransferase, with the protein MKKITAPDITALKGQRKITMITAYDYPSALIADAAEVDMILVGDSLGMVVLGYDDTLAVTMEDMLHHCAAVSRGASKALIVADLPFMSYHESVSQAVSNAGRFLQKTGVRAVKLEGGRPYCEHVRAIVNAGIPVQGHLGLTPQHVANFGGFKAQGKTAEAAAGLLEDALALQDAGCFSIVLEAVPAEVAEVITEKLDIPTIGIGAGPSTSGQVLVFHDILGLFDKFVPKFVKKYAHIREDAIEAISEYRREVSVGDFPGAEQTNHMNADELRIFKDMLNK; encoded by the coding sequence ATGAAAAAAATTACGGCTCCAGACATCACTGCCCTAAAAGGACAGCGCAAAATAACAATGATTACGGCTTATGATTATCCCTCGGCCCTTATAGCGGATGCTGCTGAGGTGGATATGATTCTTGTCGGCGATTCTTTAGGCATGGTTGTGCTTGGTTATGATGATACCCTTGCCGTTACCATGGAAGATATGCTGCATCATTGCGCTGCTGTTTCAAGAGGAGCTTCAAAAGCTTTGATTGTGGCTGATCTGCCATTCATGTCATACCACGAAAGTGTCTCTCAGGCTGTCAGCAATGCCGGAAGGTTTTTGCAGAAAACCGGGGTGCGTGCTGTGAAGCTTGAGGGCGGCAGGCCTTACTGCGAACACGTGAGAGCTATCGTCAATGCCGGTATACCTGTGCAGGGTCATCTGGGGCTTACCCCTCAGCATGTGGCTAATTTTGGAGGATTTAAAGCTCAGGGTAAAACCGCTGAAGCCGCAGCCGGACTCCTTGAAGATGCTCTGGCCCTTCAGGATGCAGGCTGTTTCAGCATTGTACTTGAGGCCGTTCCCGCTGAAGTTGCGGAAGTCATTACCGAGAAGCTCGATATTCCGACAATAGGTATCGGAGCCGGTCCGTCAACATCAGGTCAGGTTCTTGTTTTTCATGATATTCTAGGTCTTTTTGATAAGTTTGTGCCTAAATTTGTTAAAAAATATGCCCATATCAGGGAAGATGCGATTGAAGCGATCTCTGAATATCGCAGAGAAGTAAGTGTTGGTGATTTTCCCGGAGCAGAGCAGACAAATCACATGAATGCTGATGAATTGCGCATATTTAAAGATATGCTCAATAAGTAA
- the serB gene encoding phosphoserine phosphatase SerB produces the protein MAEIILIQISGDDRPGVTSALTGVLASYGVDILDIGQSVIHNQLILGILIRIPKESESAPVIKDVMFKGYELGVNVKFRPIKEDTYGLWVSEQGKPRHIVTLVADRITGKQISKITGIIAENGLNIDIINRLSGRIPQDGGPAPRYACVEFSVRGIPHELDKIRSAFLQMASEDQVDIALQEDNAFRRNRRIVAFDMDSTLIQTEVIDELAKAAGSGEEVSRITESAMRGEIDFQESLRRRLRTLKGLDASIMDKIAAQLPMTEGAERLISNLRKFGYKTAIISGGFTYFGENLKKKLGVDYVHANKLIVRDGKLTGEVEGAIVDGPRKAQLLREIADKENISLQQVIAVGDGANDLPMLSIAGLGIAFHAKPKVKKGAGQAISHYGLDSILYLIGLRDRETD, from the coding sequence ATGGCCGAAATAATACTTATACAGATTTCCGGAGATGATCGTCCGGGTGTGACTTCCGCCCTGACCGGAGTACTCGCTTCCTATGGAGTCGATATACTGGATATAGGACAGTCCGTTATTCACAACCAGCTTATTCTTGGAATTCTGATCCGCATTCCTAAAGAATCAGAATCTGCTCCGGTAATTAAAGATGTAATGTTTAAAGGCTATGAACTGGGCGTTAATGTCAAATTCCGCCCTATTAAAGAAGATACATACGGCCTGTGGGTTTCAGAACAGGGCAAGCCGAGACACATTGTGACCCTTGTGGCCGACAGAATAACCGGAAAGCAGATTTCTAAAATAACCGGCATCATTGCTGAAAACGGCTTGAATATTGATATTATCAACCGCTTGTCAGGGAGAATTCCTCAGGACGGAGGACCCGCTCCACGTTATGCATGTGTAGAATTTTCAGTTCGCGGTATCCCCCATGAACTGGATAAAATCCGCTCGGCATTTCTTCAGATGGCCAGTGAAGATCAAGTGGATATTGCTCTTCAGGAAGACAATGCTTTCCGCCGCAACAGACGTATAGTCGCCTTTGATATGGATTCAACCCTGATCCAGACTGAAGTTATAGACGAGCTTGCAAAAGCCGCAGGGTCCGGCGAAGAAGTGAGCAGGATTACTGAATCAGCAATGCGTGGCGAAATTGATTTTCAGGAAAGTCTGAGACGCAGACTAAGGACATTAAAGGGTCTTGACGCCTCCATAATGGATAAAATAGCAGCCCAGCTTCCTATGACCGAAGGAGCTGAAAGACTCATCTCAAATCTGAGGAAGTTCGGATACAAAACAGCTATTATTTCTGGTGGATTTACATACTTCGGTGAGAATCTTAAGAAGAAGCTGGGTGTTGATTATGTCCATGCCAACAAGCTTATTGTCAGAGACGGCAAGCTTACCGGGGAAGTCGAAGGAGCTATTGTTGACGGTCCGCGCAAGGCCCAGCTTTTAAGAGAAATTGCGGATAAAGAGAATATAAGTCTACAGCAGGTTATAGCTGTCGGCGACGGAGCAAATGATCTGCCCATGCTCTCAATTGCCGGACTGGGGATAGCTTTCCATGCAAAACCCAAAGTAAAAAAAGGTGCCGGGCAGGCTATCTCGCACTATGGTCTTGATTCAATACTGTACCTGATCGGACTAAGGGATAGGGAAACAGATTAA
- a CDS encoding metallophosphoesterase, which translates to MKPRYGSVKGNGLFLVADPHVAANPPGQRLNSYCADILDKIEACLKESAKRGLVPVFLGDLFHWPRENPNKLLVDLIELFRDYRPFILVGNHDKYQARFTSDVSLAVLEVAGVIRLMNEPGEQFILQTDQGNALIGAAPDGFPIPKSYEREEGLVSVLWLTHHNIAFPDYEKPHYSIKDIPGIDWVINGHIHRPKDTVKKGSTTWANPGNITRMVFCRGALEKIPQASIWKPGIDDLEKWTVPHKDFYDVFPDQDFPPEEAQVPLSESGFLRGLERLAWKRTSEGAGLKQFLTENLNPEDPESDLIWKLYKEVTNAE; encoded by the coding sequence ATGAAACCCAGATATGGTTCTGTTAAAGGCAACGGACTTTTCCTCGTTGCGGACCCTCATGTTGCAGCAAACCCTCCGGGGCAGAGGCTTAACAGCTATTGTGCGGATATTCTTGATAAGATTGAAGCCTGTCTGAAAGAATCCGCAAAGCGCGGTCTTGTGCCTGTTTTTCTGGGAGATCTTTTTCACTGGCCCAGAGAAAACCCCAATAAACTGCTTGTGGATCTTATTGAGCTGTTCAGAGATTACCGGCCGTTCATTCTTGTCGGGAACCATGATAAATATCAGGCCCGTTTTACCAGCGATGTTTCCCTTGCCGTGCTGGAGGTTGCAGGAGTCATAAGACTCATGAATGAACCCGGTGAGCAGTTTATTTTGCAGACTGATCAAGGCAATGCTCTGATCGGGGCAGCTCCGGACGGTTTTCCAATTCCTAAGTCTTATGAGCGTGAAGAAGGGCTGGTGAGTGTGCTCTGGCTTACCCATCATAATATCGCTTTTCCCGATTACGAAAAGCCGCATTATTCCATCAAAGATATTCCGGGAATCGACTGGGTTATCAACGGTCACATTCATAGACCCAAGGATACTGTAAAAAAAGGTTCCACCACATGGGCCAACCCCGGAAATATAACCAGAATGGTTTTTTGCCGGGGAGCTTTGGAAAAGATCCCGCAAGCCTCAATCTGGAAACCGGGAATTGATGATCTTGAAAAATGGACCGTTCCGCATAAGGATTTTTACGATGTTTTTCCTGATCAGGATTTTCCTCCGGAAGAGGCTCAGGTGCCTTTGAGCGAATCCGGTTTTTTGCGCGGCCTCGAAAGACTGGCCTGGAAAAGGACAAGTGAGGGGGCCGGGCTGAAACAGTTTTTAACAGAAAATTTGAATCCTGAAGATCCTGAATCCGATTTAATCTGGAAACTATATAAAGAGGTTACAAATGCAGAATAA
- a CDS encoding tRNA1(Val) (adenine(37)-N6)-methyltransferase, with protein sequence MPDCSENRKHYPKGLVQPENGFRFSVDSLLLSCFAVPGNKARILDLGTGCGVIPIGLFLHNQDKNIHLCGLESNPEMLEAVRTNIKNLGFEDVFRVIEGDVREKTLLEPESFDLVVSNPPFREKGRGRECVDKGKQCARFEEKASLEDFVRTAAYAAKGRGRVCFVFLAERVLELVEFFRKYRLEPKRIRFCHGRSGDHSKIVLVEAVKNGKNGLVIESPLILYRDDDMSSSPNPHSLDFCPFLEKKSSCNP encoded by the coding sequence ATGCCGGATTGCAGTGAGAACCGGAAACACTACCCCAAAGGTCTGGTGCAGCCTGAAAACGGTTTCAGATTTTCTGTGGATTCACTTCTCTTAAGTTGTTTTGCAGTGCCGGGTAATAAGGCCAGAATTTTAGACCTTGGCACTGGGTGCGGGGTTATCCCAATAGGTCTTTTTTTGCATAATCAGGATAAGAACATTCATTTGTGCGGGCTTGAAAGTAATCCTGAGATGCTGGAAGCAGTTCGTACCAATATTAAAAATCTCGGATTTGAAGATGTTTTCAGGGTCATTGAGGGGGATGTGAGGGAAAAGACTCTGCTTGAACCTGAAAGTTTTGACCTTGTTGTCTCGAACCCTCCGTTCAGGGAAAAAGGACGGGGGCGTGAATGTGTTGATAAAGGAAAACAATGTGCCAGATTCGAGGAGAAAGCCTCTCTTGAAGATTTCGTGAGAACGGCCGCTTACGCGGCAAAAGGGCGCGGACGGGTTTGTTTTGTTTTTCTGGCTGAGAGGGTGCTTGAACTTGTGGAGTTTTTTAGAAAATACCGGCTTGAACCTAAAAGGATCAGATTTTGTCACGGAAGGTCTGGCGACCATTCTAAAATTGTTCTGGTAGAAGCTGTTAAAAACGGTAAAAACGGGCTTGTAATTGAATCACCGCTTATCCTCTACAGAGATGATGATATGAGTTCCAGTCCTAATCCTCATTCTCTGGATTTTTGTCCATTCCTTGAAAAAAAGAGCAGCTGCAATCCTTAA
- a CDS encoding LexA family transcriptional regulator, producing MSKWFDEALERIKKATGTRTQVQLAEILDIRQSSISDAKRRSSIPAEWYIKLYKTHGLNPDWLAEGIEPVYLKPEKGKVAADNILSETTAHYGQVQSRGRVVMVSSMVGENADSDVWEPYQVGELNIPETFYRTSLIVVKAEGSAMEPIVKRNAFVGIDETQKRLMAGDVYAVHVPHQGVVIRRVFFDPEKSRFILRPENDQHPELFVSVEEQSKVVIGRVVWVMQEL from the coding sequence ATGTCTAAATGGTTTGACGAGGCATTGGAAAGAATCAAAAAAGCTACCGGGACAAGAACCCAGGTTCAGCTGGCTGAAATTCTTGATATCAGACAGTCAAGTATTTCAGATGCAAAAAGGCGCAGTTCTATTCCCGCGGAGTGGTATATAAAATTATACAAAACTCATGGTCTCAACCCGGACTGGCTGGCTGAAGGCATCGAGCCGGTTTATCTCAAGCCTGAAAAAGGTAAAGTCGCCGCAGATAATATTTTAAGCGAAACAACAGCCCATTATGGTCAGGTTCAATCCAGAGGCCGTGTGGTGATGGTCTCATCCATGGTCGGCGAAAATGCTGATTCAGACGTATGGGAGCCTTATCAGGTTGGAGAGCTTAATATACCTGAGACTTTCTACAGGACGTCCCTTATCGTTGTTAAAGCTGAGGGCTCTGCAATGGAGCCGATAGTTAAAAGAAATGCTTTTGTCGGCATTGATGAAACCCAGAAGAGACTCATGGCAGGCGATGTCTATGCTGTGCATGTTCCCCATCAGGGTGTCGTCATCCGCAGAGTCTTTTTTGATCCTGAAAAGTCCCGCTTTATACTGCGCCCGGAGAATGACCAGCATCCTGAACTTTTTGTTTCTGTCGAAGAGCAGTCCAAAGTTGTCATAGGAAGAGTTGTCTGGGTTATGCAGGAGCTTTAG
- a CDS encoding membrane protein translates to METAITPALIWHGLGYPLVRLIFFISLGLLVGNIVEGLRWTRAMGRLAKPLVKAGRLKDISGASFALAFFSGIAANSMLSEAYENGRINDRELIVSNLFNSLPTYFLHMPTVFFIAAPFIGNVAFIYVGITFAAACLRTVAVVLWGRFSLEGEGSSGDLDAILNKTEKPSIKSVLQKAWKRFKRRLPKIVYITVPIYTAFFFLKHYGFFEWFERYLSGGLSSFTWFNPQTLGIIAFSIASEFTAGLAAAGSLLHAGSLSPRGIVIALLVGNILSTPMRAVRHQLPYYAGIFNGRLALKLMGCNQILRALSLIVVGSVYVVLTS, encoded by the coding sequence ATGGAAACTGCTATAACTCCGGCCCTGATCTGGCATGGGCTGGGATATCCTCTTGTCAGGCTTATCTTTTTCATCAGCCTTGGATTGCTTGTAGGTAATATAGTTGAAGGTCTCAGGTGGACCCGTGCCATGGGCAGACTTGCAAAGCCTCTGGTGAAGGCCGGGAGACTCAAGGATATCAGCGGAGCAAGTTTTGCTTTGGCTTTTTTTTCAGGTATTGCCGCGAATTCAATGCTTTCCGAAGCTTATGAAAACGGACGCATAAATGACCGTGAGCTTATAGTCTCCAATCTTTTTAACAGTCTCCCAACATATTTTCTGCACATGCCTACGGTCTTTTTCATTGCCGCTCCTTTTATCGGTAATGTCGCTTTTATATATGTCGGAATTACTTTTGCTGCGGCATGTCTCAGAACTGTTGCCGTGGTCCTCTGGGGTAGATTTTCCCTTGAAGGTGAGGGTAGTAGCGGAGATCTTGATGCTATTCTGAATAAGACTGAGAAACCAAGCATAAAGAGTGTATTGCAGAAAGCCTGGAAGCGTTTTAAACGCAGACTCCCTAAGATAGTCTACATTACAGTGCCCATTTATACGGCCTTCTTCTTTTTAAAGCATTACGGATTTTTTGAGTGGTTCGAGCGATATCTGAGTGGAGGATTATCTTCTTTTACATGGTTCAATCCGCAGACTCTGGGAATTATCGCTTTCAGTATCGCTTCTGAATTCACAGCCGGTCTTGCGGCCGCAGGTTCTCTTCTTCATGCCGGTTCATTATCACCAAGAGGTATAGTCATTGCCCTACTAGTGGGTAATATACTTTCAACGCCCATGAGGGCCGTTAGACATCAGCTGCCTTATTATGCGGGCATATTCAATGGCCGTCTGGCTCTGAAGCTTATGGGCTGCAATCAGATACTCAGAGCTTTAAGCCTGATAGTTGTAGGCTCTGTCTATGTTGTGCTGACTTCCTAA
- the murJ gene encoding murein biosynthesis integral membrane protein MurJ, with translation MNTESRKIVRNASIVAGATLLSRILGFVRDLIVAYTLGAGLPADAFFVAFRIPNLMRRLFGEGSLTMAFVPVFSRVRAEKGDQAAGDMARSALRWLVAILGLISIAVYFGASPLTRLIAPGFERNPELMTLTVHLVRICFPYVIFICGVALCMGILNSRGHFLAPALAPCVLNLSLIGASLAGYYCGYSVAVSMSWGVLIGGFLQWSLQQPFLKRMGLSWFGTWSFKNSGVRRMGRLMLPTVLGAAVYQINIVLGTLLASFLKVGSVSYLYYADRLVQFPLGVFGIAVGTAALPSLSVLAAKGRSDEFASTLKMTIGLTLFISLPAMAGLIALAHPLIALLFQRGEFTVEAVRATAMALVAYSAGLPFIAMSRPLVSAFYALEDTKTPVKIAIVCLLINVGAGYVLMQSFAHVGLAMAVSISSAVNCLLLSFFINRKIKHIPICWSGAFKSLLLSALIGAGAYYGPQSHWLWFALIPLWMAVYGFGSYLLKSEEAVMLVSAFRRKLRRG, from the coding sequence ATGAATACTGAATCGCGTAAAATAGTGCGCAATGCTTCGATTGTTGCCGGAGCTACACTTCTTTCACGCATACTTGGATTTGTTCGCGATCTTATTGTGGCCTATACCCTTGGGGCAGGACTCCCGGCTGACGCCTTTTTTGTGGCATTCAGGATTCCTAATCTGATGCGTCGTCTTTTCGGGGAAGGTTCGCTGACAATGGCGTTTGTGCCTGTTTTCAGCAGAGTCAGAGCGGAAAAAGGTGATCAGGCTGCCGGAGATATGGCCCGGTCGGCCCTGCGCTGGCTGGTTGCAATACTTGGTCTGATTTCAATTGCTGTTTATTTTGGTGCAAGCCCTTTGACCAGATTAATTGCTCCCGGTTTTGAGCGTAATCCTGAACTGATGACGCTTACTGTTCATCTGGTCCGTATCTGCTTTCCATACGTTATTTTCATCTGCGGTGTTGCCCTGTGTATGGGCATCCTTAACAGCAGGGGGCATTTTTTGGCTCCTGCACTTGCTCCATGCGTTTTAAACCTCTCTTTGATAGGAGCTTCACTGGCAGGGTATTACTGCGGTTACAGCGTTGCTGTGAGCATGTCATGGGGAGTGCTCATCGGCGGTTTTCTGCAATGGAGTCTGCAACAACCTTTTTTAAAAAGAATGGGGCTTTCGTGGTTCGGCACCTGGAGTTTCAAAAACTCCGGTGTTCGCAGAATGGGCCGCCTGATGCTGCCCACTGTTCTCGGAGCTGCCGTCTATCAGATAAACATTGTTTTAGGGACATTGCTTGCTTCTTTTTTGAAGGTCGGCAGTGTTTCGTATCTGTATTATGCCGACCGGCTTGTCCAGTTTCCGCTCGGAGTGTTCGGTATTGCTGTGGGGACAGCCGCTCTTCCCAGTCTTTCCGTCCTTGCAGCCAAGGGCAGGAGTGATGAATTCGCTTCAACACTAAAAATGACCATCGGCCTGACACTTTTTATCAGCCTTCCGGCTATGGCCGGTCTCATTGCGTTGGCCCATCCGCTTATAGCTTTATTGTTTCAGCGAGGAGAATTTACGGTTGAGGCTGTAAGGGCCACGGCAATGGCCCTTGTTGCATATTCCGCAGGACTTCCTTTTATTGCGATGAGCAGACCCCTTGTCTCGGCATTCTACGCTCTTGAAGATACCAAAACACCTGTAAAAATAGCCATAGTCTGCCTGTTGATAAATGTCGGGGCAGGATATGTTCTTATGCAGAGCTTTGCTCATGTCGGACTGGCAATGGCTGTTTCCATCTCATCGGCTGTTAACTGCCTTCTGCTTTCATTTTTTATAAACCGCAAAATAAAGCATATCCCGATATGCTGGTCCGGTGCCTTTAAAAGCCTTTTACTTAGCGCTCTGATAGGTGCTGGAGCGTATTACGGTCCACAGTCTCACTGGTTGTGGTTTGCTCTCATACCCTTATGGATGGCTGTGTATGGCTTTGGCTCGTATCTTTTAAAAAGTGAAGAAGCTGTTATGCTTGTTTCAGCTTTTCGCAGAAAGCTTAGGAGAGGGTAA
- a CDS encoding AAA family ATPase — protein sequence MIKKIRLENFLAHGSTELEFDEGVTVLTGPNNSGKSSIVEALRCIATNPAPKNFIRHGAKKAKVELELENDVRVIWIREKGHARYEVYRSKDQEEPEVYAKFGRKPPEDILELIRLNPVPLEAGNSLDVHIGNQRSPVFLLDQSSGVAAQFFAASSEAAHLLAMQTELKAKIKDAKRDNRKIEVRMQEICSELDAMQTLPDVELELETAREIKVQLDAHKRSLPVIEKILSRFELLKSASLKSAGRIELLDKASPAPQLFQIANLKQVSSSLVSLSAQLKKSKSRAAVLQEIGSPPELFDSYKLASTIDNSTRISKSLNVFNLRKKRLDNLFMPPEIFNTHNISTMIRKVLEAKLFRDRVGRRAEMLKDIPVPPELFDVSGLSNITSRINKVKSAMSKERTRLEGLEKNRAELESVIRERLSVEGQCPLCGAEFDADRFMEDSK from the coding sequence ATGATTAAAAAAATTCGTCTGGAAAATTTTCTTGCCCACGGTTCCACCGAGTTGGAGTTTGATGAGGGCGTAACTGTTCTTACCGGACCTAATAACAGTGGTAAATCTTCTATTGTTGAGGCCTTGCGCTGTATTGCCACGAATCCCGCTCCTAAAAATTTTATCCGCCACGGGGCTAAAAAAGCCAAAGTTGAGCTTGAGCTTGAAAATGATGTCAGAGTTATCTGGATTCGTGAAAAAGGTCATGCCCGCTATGAAGTCTATCGCTCCAAAGATCAGGAAGAACCGGAAGTTTATGCTAAATTCGGACGTAAACCACCTGAGGATATACTTGAGCTTATCCGCCTGAACCCTGTTCCGCTTGAGGCGGGGAATTCACTTGATGTCCATATTGGTAATCAGCGTAGTCCGGTATTTCTTCTCGATCAGTCTTCCGGAGTTGCGGCCCAGTTCTTTGCGGCTTCATCCGAGGCTGCGCATTTGCTGGCAATGCAGACAGAGCTGAAAGCTAAAATCAAGGATGCCAAGAGGGATAACAGGAAAATTGAAGTTCGGATGCAGGAAATATGCTCCGAACTCGATGCCATGCAGACCCTGCCGGATGTTGAACTTGAACTGGAAACCGCCCGTGAAATCAAAGTACAGCTGGATGCTCATAAAAGAAGTCTTCCGGTAATTGAAAAAATATTATCCCGGTTCGAACTGTTGAAAAGTGCTTCACTTAAGTCTGCCGGAAGAATTGAATTGCTTGATAAGGCTTCACCGGCTCCGCAGTTGTTTCAGATTGCGAATTTGAAACAGGTTTCATCCAGTCTGGTTTCACTATCCGCACAATTGAAAAAGTCTAAATCCAGAGCAGCTGTGTTGCAGGAGATTGGAAGTCCTCCGGAACTTTTTGATTCTTATAAACTTGCTTCTACAATTGACAACAGCACACGCATTTCAAAATCGCTTAATGTTTTTAATCTGCGTAAAAAAAGGCTTGATAACCTTTTTATGCCTCCGGAAATATTTAATACGCATAATATTTCAACAATGATCCGCAAAGTTTTAGAAGCGAAACTTTTCAGGGATCGTGTCGGGCGCAGGGCTGAAATGTTGAAAGACATTCCGGTTCCACCTGAATTGTTCGATGTTTCCGGTCTCTCAAATATAACTAGCAGAATTAATAAAGTTAAATCTGCTATGTCTAAGGAGAGAACCAGACTTGAAGGTCTGGAAAAAAATAGAGCTGAACTTGAGTCTGTAATCAGGGAGCGTCTTAGTGTCGAAGGACAATGCCCGTTGTGCGGAGCTGAGTTTGATGCTGACAGGTTCATGGAGGATTCCAAGTAA
- a CDS encoding sensor histidine kinase, which produces MSNSKSSVEVKATESDSYLSDGFRVSSAPGEEQIKFIQKRVHEKMDDYREYSFSATEKRVLMIFFDLAQEFDSLEEFFCVSTMVPKLLFNIDSRMYLAQSKDEYQPVSSTENDSPVCIRVPLEMECTGGHLFVPIRGNHEIIDQLPFKPEGDIIGCFEVYPVDDLSEHQMFFFEKYVNRVGFQLHSKLLRRKGQEHLEFVRNLVKDVGHNVIVPNMYFKLFYNRLRDKIENIKKLGEKVQDLEPDVLKKDLDEMYTSLVEQFNEIHSHYEQTSLFLETLLRRRHFEEGRYIVEKRPCNLFKQIIAPQVERYRSRLQERGIRIDLSMGGVPDKEIRIVADVGLLSQVYANLFSNAVKYTREAYFNDGSIDKFVAYGWQYLESCFSDGKCGLKMNVFTTGPHLSADDRGRLFKAGFRGDNSSMEYGSGHGLFFVRQVVELHGGIIGYEAQEGGNNFYFILPYDLGSIV; this is translated from the coding sequence ATGAGCAACTCCAAAAGCAGTGTTGAAGTTAAAGCGACTGAAAGCGATTCATATTTAAGTGACGGATTCAGGGTTTCCAGTGCTCCGGGTGAAGAACAGATAAAGTTCATCCAGAAGAGAGTGCATGAAAAGATGGATGATTATCGGGAGTACAGCTTCTCTGCTACAGAGAAGAGAGTCCTCATGATCTTTTTTGATCTCGCGCAGGAATTTGATTCTCTTGAAGAATTTTTTTGCGTCAGCACAATGGTCCCCAAGCTTTTATTCAATATCGACAGCAGAATGTATCTGGCTCAGAGCAAAGATGAGTATCAGCCGGTAAGCAGCACTGAAAACGATTCCCCGGTATGCATAAGAGTCCCCCTTGAGATGGAATGTACAGGGGGACATCTATTTGTACCTATTAGGGGAAACCACGAAATAATAGACCAGCTCCCGTTCAAGCCTGAGGGAGATATAATCGGCTGTTTTGAAGTCTATCCGGTTGATGATTTGAGCGAACATCAGATGTTTTTTTTCGAAAAATATGTCAACAGGGTGGGTTTTCAGCTCCACAGCAAGCTTCTTAGGAGAAAAGGTCAGGAACATTTAGAATTTGTCCGCAATCTGGTTAAGGATGTGGGGCATAATGTGATTGTTCCTAATATGTATTTTAAGCTGTTTTATAACCGCTTGCGGGATAAAATAGAAAACATCAAGAAACTCGGTGAAAAGGTTCAGGATCTTGAACCTGATGTTTTGAAAAAGGATCTTGATGAAATGTATACCAGCCTTGTGGAGCAGTTTAATGAAATACACAGTCACTATGAACAGACCAGCCTTTTTCTCGAAACCCTTTTAAGGCGGCGGCATTTTGAAGAGGGGCGTTATATTGTTGAAAAAAGACCCTGTAATCTTTTTAAGCAGATAATTGCCCCGCAGGTTGAAAGGTACCGCAGCAGACTTCAGGAACGCGGTATCAGAATCGATCTTAGTATGGGTGGAGTACCTGATAAGGAAATCAGAATTGTTGCAGACGTCGGATTGCTTTCACAGGTTTACGCGAATCTGTTTTCCAATGCAGTAAAGTATACCAGAGAAGCATATTTCAATGACGGCAGCATAGATAAGTTTGTTGCTTACGGCTGGCAGTATCTTGAAAGCTGTTTCAGCGATGGTAAGTGCGGGTTGAAGATGAATGTCTTTACAACCGGTCCGCATCTGTCAGCTGATGATCGCGGACGTCTGTTTAAGGCAGGATTCAGGGGAGATAATTCCAGCATGGAGTACGGTTCAGGACATGGACTGTTCTTTGTAAGACAGGTGGTTGAACTTCATGGCGGGATCATCGGTTATGAAGCGCAGGAAGGGGGGAATAATTTTTATTTTATTCTTCCTTATGATCTAGGCAGCATTGTTTAA